ATCTCCAATCAATATGACGGTTTTAATGATGTGGAATATGGATATTATCCGGATCGTGGGATGGCTGTCAGTTATGAATATGATAAGGAAAGTGCCGGAAGCGAGGTTCTGAATAATTCTTCGTTGGAAAAACATACTGTGTCTCGTAAGAATACGAAGAATAATGCAGTATCTGCTTATGCGACTTTGGTTTATGCGTTGAAGAACCGCTATATTTTTAACGCTAATTTGCGTGGGGATGCTTCCAATCGTTTCGGACAATACACAAATCATAAATTTCTTCCTGTATGGAGTTTGGCAGCAAGGTGGAAGATAAATGATGAAAGTTGGTTTAGAGGCTGGAAAGCTTTAGATAATTTCAGTATACGTTTTTCTTATGGTCAACAGGGGAATATTCCTACTTCTGTAGGACCAAATCTTGTAGCACAATACATGGCGCTTGCAGTTAATCGTTTTTCTGGGAACTACCAATTGGGAATTAAACGCCTGCCTTATCCTGATTTGCGTTGGGAAAAGACGGTTACAACTAATTATGGATTGGATTTCTCTTTGTTGAACGGCAGAATCTCGGGTACTGTCGATTATTATGTGCGTAAAGGTAAGGACTTGATTTTTAATTTGCCGGTAGCCAGTGAATATGGAACAACTCAAACTTTCCGTAATGGTGCCAGTATGAAGAATTATGGTATTGAAGTGGGATTGACTTTTATTCCTGTTCAAACGCGTGACTTTACTTGGACATTAACTCCGATTTATTCGAAAAACACCAATAATATAAGCAATACTGCAAAGCAGGATTATACTTATCTGGATTACCTGGCTGGTAATGCTTTTGAAAATGGAAAGCCGGTAAATGCACTGTATGCCTGGGAGTTCAAGGGACTGGATCATGAAACAGGCCGCGCGATGTTTGAACATTGTTCGGCAAATGAATCAGAAGTAGAGAAAAGTAATGATCCGAAAAGTTATCTGAAATATTGTGGTTCGACTGATCCGAAGTTTAACGGGGGACTTTCCACTTCGTTGCGTTATAAGAATTTTATATTAAATGCTCAGTTTGCTTATGCTTTCGGGCATGTGAAACGTTTGAATTTCCTTTTCAGCGGAACGATGAAGATGCCTACTCCGCAAACAAATCTGACGACAGATTTCTTGCATTGCTGGCGGGAACCGGGCGATGAGGAGCATACTGATATTCCGGGTATTGCTTTTGATGAGGCACGGAATTATTTTGTTTATACTCCGATTGCGAATGCAACTCAACAGAATACATACGATATGTATAATTATTCGGATGTACGTGTAGTAAAAGCCGATTTCTTTCGTTGTCGTAATCTGATGTTGACTTATACTTTGCCGGATAAATGGCTTCAACCGTTAAATATCGCAGGTATGTCCTGTTCGTTTAATGTGACCAATCTTTTTACATTGTGTAGCTCAAAATTTAATGGACAAGATCCAGAGGTAGATTCTACTGGAAGTGTTGCATTACCTATTACACGGACTTATTCGTTCTCAGTAAGTCTTAATTTCTAATCCTTAAAAATCTTTTGTAGATTATGAATAGTAAATATATATCAATATTCCTTTCTGTATACATAATGTGTATATGTTCCTCTTGCAGTGATTTCCTGAAAGAAGTTTCGCAAGATGAGTTTGAACCGAAAACAGCTTCTGCTTTTCAAGAATTGTTGAATGGTGAGGGATATTCAACTACCATTTGTCTCGATCCTATCACAGATGTATTGACTGATGATGTGGAGGGAGCTCAGGGACAATCTGATAATTACATAGATGAAAACTTGGCTCATCGTGCAGTCTATACGTGGCAATCTAATATGTACTTGTTGCTGGCTGATTATGATATGACTAACCTGCTACACACCTATCAGAAACTTTATAAATGTATTATGGCCTGTAATTTGGTTATAGACGGGCTGACAGATGCGGATGGAACAGAAGATGAAAAAATGCAGACAAGAGGTGAGGCTTTGGCACTTCGTGCTTACTATTATTTCTTATTGGTGAATTTATATGCTATGCCTTACAATTGTGCTGGGACTAATCCGGAGAGTCTTTTGGGAGTGCCTCTAGTTATCAAACCGGAAATTAGAGATGAGGGAATTGCACGTAATACAGTTGCGGAAGTTTATACTCAAATATGTAAGGATATTGAAGAAGCCTGTAGTTTGCTGGATGGTAAAGCTGACAACACTCTAGGATTGTTTCGTATAAATAATGTAGCAGCACATCTTCTAGCTTCCCGAATTTATTTGTATATGGAAAATTGGGATAAGGTGCTAGAGCATGCTGATGTGGCTTTGGCCGATGCTCCGGCATTGGTTGACCTGACTACATATCAGCTAAGTAATCCGGCTTTTCCTCATTATGCTATTAACAATATAATTTCTAGGAATTTCCCGGAAGTAATATTTATTAATGGAAGCATGAGCGGGAGTATAAAAACAGAAGGTACGTTAATCAGGGTGTCTGAGAGCGGTTCGAATGCTTTATTGAGACTATATGATTCTTCGGATGCCCGTCGAAATATATTTTTTAGTGATATGAGTCCTTTGTATTACAAATATTGGATGGCCAAACGTGGAACTCAGGAACAGGGGTTTGTATGGCGTACTGCCGAACTTTATTTAAATCGTGCGGAAGCTTATGCTGCTAAATATATGGCAGGAGATAACTCTTGTGGACAAAAGGCTGTTGATGACCTGGATGCTCTTCGCAGTAAACGTTTGTCGAATTTTGTGGCTTATACGTTAACCACGCCTGCAGCTCTGATGGAATTTTGTCATGAAGAACGTCGCCGTGAACTTTGTTTTGAATCACATCGCTGGTTTGATCTCCGTCGTTATGGTATGCCTTCTATTGAACATACATGGTATGATGCATCAGGAAACCGTACCGTATATACATTGAAGGAGAAAGATCTGGGTTATGTATTACCTATTCCACAGGATGCAATGGATACAAATTCAGCTTTAATACAGAATGAATTGGCACCGGAGCGTGTAGGCGAGGTAAACTAAATATTAATATGGAACAATAAAATAGAATAGTAGTATGAAGAAGTTTATATATTTAATATCCTGTTTGCTCTTGGTTGGAGTATGCTCATGTGGGGAAGATGCTTTGACACCTTCCGAACCGATGGGTTTTGGAGAGTTTCCTCAAGGAAATGCTTCATATGATCGTGAGATAGTTGAGTTCTATGATAAATATGGGGTGCAAGTTTTGTATAGGTTTGGCGAGGTTGATTTCCGTTGGAATATTACAGAGTATATTCCTTACTATGCAGTAGAAGCCGAAACTTCCTCTATAGGTGAAGGATGGAACTTCCTGAAAGAAAATTGCTTGTCTATTTGGAGTGACGATTTTCTGAGAAAATATATGCCGTATAGAATCCTGTTAGCTTCCGAAATTTATAGTTTAAAGGATACATACGAGTATGATGATGAGGGAAATAAAATCTATCAAAAGATTCCTAAAAAAGCTATGTATGGTCTTAATCATCTGACTTTTGGTGCAGTGAATAGTCGTTTGTCTTCACTTTCCGTTGAGGAAAAAAAGGAACTGATTGGCGAGGTTGCTTTTGCCATTGCCGGTTATGCTGCTTCGAAAGGTAAGATAGAGGTTCCTGAAAAGTTTCAGACATATCACGACGATTATATAAACAATGCAGGAGGTGATTATGAAGGCGAATGGGGATATAACGGCGGAGGCTGTCTGGAGTATCGTGATGGTGGAATGGACTATTATTATGATTTCGGATTATTTGTGAAATATCTGGTTATGATGAGTAAGGAAGAATTTGAGAACAGGTTTTTGACCGAAGAATTTGATTGCGGAACCCAGTATGATAGTGTTTCGGGGAATTCTGTTAAGGGCTATCCGATACGTAATAAATATGAAGCAGTGATAGAGTATTTTCAAAATACGTTAGGTATTGATCTTCATGAGATTGGAGCCAGGACCTCTCAATTGCATTAATTGAAATATAAAGAATAAGATATAAAACCAAATGAAAAAATTATTTGTATTGTTTGTTTTCTGTGCGTACTTTATAACTACTTATGCACAGTCTCGTTTGTCCGGTATTGAAAAACCGCAGGCAGGTTCTCTGATCTCATTTAATTATCAGGCATCAGGAGGACCATTGGAAAACCGGGATACATTGTCTTGTACGATCTATCTCTATGAGGATTATTTATGGAGGATGGACGATGTAACTTTAATCCGTAGCGGAAAGAATCAGTGGAAAGGAAATTATCGGTTGGCTGACAATTGTGCCCTGTTCGCTTTATCATTTCTAGCTGGTGAAGCATGGAACCGCACGATAGATAATAATGACGAAAACGGAGGATATGTGTTTACGACATTAGATGCACAGGGGAAAATGTTACCTGGCGGTTATTTGGGATGGGGGACATTCCGTAAACCTTCTTGTTTCCATATTGGAAATTACTTCCAAAAGTTTGATATTCAGGATGAGGCGGTAGAGATGTGGACAACTAAGGAAATGGAGCATTATGCTGCAAATTTGCCGAAGTTCGTAAATGTTTATATGAACATGGTAGCCTTACGTATGGGAGAAAAGAATCGGAAAGCTGTTGATTTCTTCTTTCAGAAAATCAATAAAGAGTTTGCTATGACCGAGTTCATCTACTCTACGTTTGAGAATATTTATCGTTTCAGATTGCAGGAGCAGGCAACGGCGGACTCGATAAAGAGTATTATATTAAAACAATATCCTCACGGGTTTTCTGCTCGTGCACAAATGTTTCATCAGGTGGAGGCTATGGAGGTAGGCGAAGAACGGGTAAGTAAGACTGAAGAATTTTTTAGGACGTATCCATATAACAAATGTATAGAAGATCCGTTCTCCCGTAAACAAGCTTATATGTATTATAATCTGACCCGTCCCTATGCTTCTTTTCTTTTTGACGGAAAACAGTATGACAAACTTATTGCTGCCTTGCCATCAATGAATTTTGTGACTTTGAGTGAAGTGTTCCGGTGGAATATATTCCGTGCCTATAAATTTCGGTTGGCGAAAAATGACTCAGTCTATCCGGTAGCGAAAGCCTTGATGGAACAAATGGTGCAAAAACGGAATGACCTTTCTAATAATATGGAAGAATTAAGATACACTCCGAAAGAAGCACAGGAATTGCTTGACATTCAGTTTTACGAACGTTTGGGAATTTATCTGCAATTATTAAAGGATTTGAATAAGAATGACGAGGCTTTGACATGGCTCTCTTATTATAAGGATGATGTATTGTCTTATGCGGATGCTACAGTCAATCAGGTACGTTATGAGATTTTGTCAGCTACCGGAAAGAAAGAACAAGCATTGGAGGTTTTGAAAAATTCGGTGAAATATAATACGATTACCACTGATATGATGACTGCTCTGCGTGAGGAAGTGAAACCGGCATCTGATGCCGAGTTTAAAGTCTATCTTGATAAATTGAAAGGTGCGGCATTGAAAGAGGCGTTATATGAGGAAGTGAAATCTCATATGACAGATGTTGAAATCCCTACTTTCGAATTGCTGGATATGGACGGGAATGTTGTGAGCAGTGACAGTTTCAAAGATAAGATTGTAGTGATTGATTTTTGGGCAAACTGGTGCGCACCTTGTAAACGTGCGTTTGAGGGAATGAAACTTGCTGTAGACGCTTATGCGAACGATCCGGAGGTTGTTTTCTATTTTGTAAATACCATGGATTTCGGAATGAAGGGAAAACCGGCAGTCGAGAAGTATTTGAATAATAATGGATACTCACATTTTAAAGTATTGTTCGATACTTTAAAGGAGGGAACCAAAGGGTATAACAAGGTTTTCAGTATTTTCTCTAGTCAATTCAATTCATCCGGTATTCCTCGTAAAGTAATTTTAAAGAATGGTAGGATGCTTTATACGGCTGAAGGATATTCCGGAAGTCCGTCACAACTGGCTGATGAGATTAGTTATGCAGTCGAATTAATACGGAAGAAATAAATGAAGAGATATGTTTGTTTGATATTGCTCTTCCTGCTGGGAGCAGAGGGGGTATTTTCTCAGAAACGGCCGATGAAACTGGATGACTGTAAGTTGTGGCGTTCGGTAGATCAGATACAATTATCGGAAAATGGAAAATGGGTAGTTTACAACTATCGTGCTTTGTACCGTCAGGATCTTGATACAACTTATATATATAATGTGCAGACAGGAGAAACGATCTGTAAAGCCGGTCTTTCCAATTTTTCGTTTATGGCTAACGGCAAGTTGCTGAAATATGAAAAGAAGGAGGAAGGAGATGATTCGGGACGTCCATCTGTCTATACATTAAATTTGCTTACACAGCAAGAGAAACAATGGGCTAAGAATATCTTTTTAGTTCCTATAAAAGGAACCGACATGGCTTATTATGTACAATATAAGCCAACCGGAAAGGCAGACTTTACTTTTGTAAATTTGCTGACGGGAGAGGAACAGTGCATTGAGGATATAAATACCTTCGGGCAGGTAGAGGCAGGTCGGTTGCTTTATAGTGTGGCGGACAGTTTGAAGTCGACTTTGTATCTGTGGGAGAAAGGAAGAAAAACCCAAGTAGGGGAAGTTCCCGGTTATATTGCAAGTATCGCTAATCCGGATGCCAAAGGATGTGGAACTTTATCATGTGCTTCTACTTATGATACTCGTTTTGATGTAACCTCTATCTATACATATGATTTGAATAAATGTATTTGTTCGAAACTGTTGTCCTATCAAGATATAACTGGTCTGCCTGAGGGGACGAAAGTTTCTTCTATGTCTCGATTGATAAACAGTAAGACTCAGTTGCTGATTGATTTGGAACCGTTAGCTTATCCGCAGGTGGAAAGGGAAACGGATCAGGTAAATCTGGAATTGTGGATATGGGACGAGAACATTTCTCCCCGCCGATCTTTCAAACGCTCAGGTTTTGATGCATCTAAGTATGACAAGTATGTCTATGATATTGCTACAGGGGAGTGTTTTACTTTGCCTACAAAAGGTCTGTCTTCTTTGGCTTTTCCGCAGGGAGAGGATGTAAAAGGATGTATTGCCTTCGACGCTACTCCCTGGTATAAGGAATCTGACTGGACGATGTCTCCCAATGACGATGTTTATTATATCGGAATGAATGGCGAGAAGAAGAAGCTGGCAAGTCATGGAAAGTATGGTTTAAGTTGGAGTCCCGATGGAACCAAAGTTTTATTGTACGATCCTGCCCTGAAAGCATGGCGGCTGATTGATATGGCTACGGGGAGCGACCGGGACTTGACAACAGGGAAATTGCCTTATCCGGTATATGAAGAAGAGCATGACTATTCTTTTGATGCTGCACCTTATGGAGTGGCACATTGGAATCCGGACAATCACACTGTGGTCATATACGACCGATATGACTTGTGGAGTCTGGATGTGAAAGGCGAGAAAGCTCCTGTCTGTCTGACACAAGGGAAGGGCAGAAAAGAGCTGATAACATTCCGCAAGGCTGAGCATCCGGTTTCTTCAAGAGATAAATTGTATCTCGAAGGATTTGATGAAAAAAGTAAAACGAAAGGATTGTACCTGCTGGCGGGTAAGAACCTGCGTGATATGGCTGTTGATTCTCAATCGAATCTGGTCGTAAAAGCTAACACGGACAATGGTAAAGTAGTACTTTGGACGAAGGAAGATTATGGAGAAAGAGATTTTTGGGTTTCTGATCTGACTCTGCGAAATCCGAAGCGGGTGACGGACTCCAATCCTCAGGTGAAAGATATTAACTGGGGAACTACCCGGCTTTATACTTGGACAAATTTGGAAGGCAAGAAAAATGAAGGAATTTTGTTTCTGCCGGAGAATTACCGGGAAGGTCAAAGTTATCCTGTCATCGTACTATTCTATGAGAAGATGTCACAGGAGCTTAATAGTTATCGTTTGCCGGAGTATAGTAGTGCGACGATTGATATTCCCTGGTTTGTAAGTAATGGATATATCATTTTCTGTCCGGATATCAGCTATCGTATCGGTGCTCCTTACGAAAGTTGTTATAATGCGGTGATAAGTGGTGTGGAACAACTTGTTAAAGATGGAATTGCCGATAAGGAACGCATTGGAATCAACGGTCATAGTTGGGGCGGTTCGCAGACTGCCTGGTTGGTGACACGTACTAATATATTCAAATGCGCTTCTCCCTGTTCTGCGGTTACGGATCAGGTGGCAGATTATCTGATGCTTCGCGGAACGGGTCAGCCTAATATGTATTTTGAAGAGGATGCACAAGGCCGTTTGGGTAAAACACTTTGGGAAGATCGGGAACTTTATCTTGAGAACTCTCCGGTTATGCATGCCGATAAGATTCATACTCCTTTGTTGATATTCCATGGTGAGAAAGACACAAGTGTACGCATATATCAAGGCATGGCTCTCTATTTTGCGATGCGTCGGTTGGGACGTCCGGCCTGGTTGCTGAATTATCGGGATGTAGGACATCAGATGGGCGGAGATGCTGAGTGTCGTGATTTTATGCAACGGTTAATCGGCTTTTTTGATTACTATCTGAAAGATGCGCCTATGCCGGAATGGATGAAAGGGGATAATAATAAGTGATAATAAAGTATGAGAGCAATATTGTTTGGGATACTGTTGGGGGTAGTTTACTGTGACCTGAAGGCGCAATCTACTCCGGAGGAGAAATTAATGCAGACGTTGTATGCGATTACCCATCTTTATGTGGATTCTGTTCCAAAAGAGGCGTATATAAACCATACTATTGCGGAAATGGTGGGAAAACTGGATCCCTTTTCTGAGTACTTGCCTCCTGTGGAGCTAAAAAGTAACGACCAGGCATTAGGTGGTATGGCAGCTTTTGCAGGAGTCGGAATGGAAGGGACTTGGAAAGACGGGCATTTTTACGTGTCTTTTGTAGAAAAGACGGGCAGTGCTTGGCTACAAGGTATCCGTGCCGGAGATGAAGTTCTGTCAGTGGATGGGAAAACAGTGGAACAATTGCAGGACGGACAGATTTTCCGCTTATTGAATGGCGAAGAGGGGAGTGTGGTCACTTTGCAAATCAAGCGTGGAAAAAAGACTCCTTTTGAACGGAAGATAGTTCGTACTTATATACTATCCTCCGGTGTGAGGTCTGCTTATATGATAGACAGTGAAACTGGCTATCTTTCAATCTCTGTCTTTTCGAAGAATGTAGCGGAAGATTTTCGTAAACAGCTTCAGAACTTACTTCGGCGAGGAATGAAAAAACTGATTCTGGATATCCGGAAGAACGAAGGGGGGCTGTTTGATGAGGCGATAGCGATAGCAGACGAGTTATTGGACGGTAACAAACCGGTAGTTTATGCGGATGGCATCCACATGGAAAGGATGACGTTTCAGGCATCTGTCAAAGGACTGTTTGAACAAGGTCGTTTGGTGGTATTGGTAAACGGGCAGACAAAGTCGGCTGCGGAGATTTTGGCGGGTGCGTTGCAAGATTGGGACCGCGGTGTGCTGGTAGGAGGCTCTACCTTTGGAAAGGGAATGATTCAGGACACCTTTCCTTTTGAAGACGGCTCGGCGCTTAGGCTGACGGTGGCGCGTTATTTCACACCAAGCGGACGGTCTATTCAAAAGCCTTATGGGGGTGGGCAGTTGTCTGCTCAATCCGGCAAGACCTATGAATCTTTACGTACTCACCGTGTTTTGAGGAGCGAGGGAGGGATTGTGCCGGATGTTTTTGTATCTGCCGATACAGTACATTTTACAAGATGGTATAATATGTTGGTGTATAGTGGTGTTCAAAAGCAGGTAACACGCGACTATGTTGTAGGTTGCCGACCGGAGTTACTGAAAAAGTATAAAACATTCGAAGCTTTTCAGAAAAACTTTGATGGCGGTGCACTATTGCAGGAAATATGCCGGGTAGCGGAAGAAGCGAATATTGTTTTTTCTGAAGAAGAATATGAAAGGTCGGAAAACTTTTTGCGGGTACAAGTGAAAGCGTTGGTTGCGCGCGAATTGTTCAATGAAAATGAATATTACTATCGCATACTGAATTCTGCGGACCCGTTTGTACAAAAAGCATGTGAAATAATGAATACTTCAGAAGAATATCGGAGGATTTTAAAAGAGAATAATTGATATGAAATGTATAGTAATGAATATCCTTATGGTATGTGCTTGTCTGTCCTCGTGCGGACATTCTCCGATTTTTAAATTGGAGGCGGATGTGCATACGGATGAGTATGACGGGTTGTATATTTATCTCACTCATACAGGTGTCGTTTCGAGAGAGGATGATTTGAAAGTGGATAGTGCGTTGATACGAAATGGTCATTTTAGCTTTGAATATCGCGTTACCGGTGAACCATTTGTGGCAACATTGGCACTTCCACCCAAGGATGATCATTTTGTGTATGGTTTGCCGGATTGTTATTGTATTGTGGAGGAAGGGAATGTGACGTTGGACTATACTCCTTTGGGAACACAATTGAAGGGGGGAGTCCTGAATCAGCAATATGATAACCAGATATTGGCCAAGACTCGGGAAATCAAGAAAAGAAGTAATAGCATTGTGGCCGAAAGAGATTCTTTGGGCAAACTACGTACTTTGAGTATAGAGGAAATGGAGGCTTTTAATCAACGTATCGGTGCGTTGTATAAAGAGTTGCAACCGGCTCATATCTGTTTTGTTTCTGATTATATTGGGACTGAAGTGGGAGCTTTCTTTTTCTTTTATTATCCGGAGAGTTATTACCCTGAGGGGATATATGCGAAACTATTAGCATCGGTAGATGAGGAGTATCGTCACAAATCGGAATTGAAGAAAGAAAAGGAAAAAGAGGCTGCCGCACATTGGAATGAATCTGTGAAAATAACAGAGGTCGGTTATCCTTATCGCGACTTTACCTGCATGGACATAGAGGGGAAGGAGGTGAATCTCTCGGATTATATTCATTCTGGTCGTGTCACTTTGGTTGATTTTTGGGCATCCTGGTGTGTGCCATGTGTACAGGAACTTCCTTTCCTGAAATCTCTGTACCAAACTTATCATGAAGAGGGATTGGATATTGTGAGTGTTTCTTTGGATACCAAGAAAAGTGCATGGGAAGCTGCTGTGAAAAAACATCAGATTCCTTGGCCGCAAATCTCCGACTTAAAAGGCTGGAAGGGTACGATTACCAAAGATTATGCTATAAGTGCGATTCCTTTTATCCTTGTTATTGACCGGAAAGGTAAGATTGCAGTCCGTAATTTGCATGATTATAAGTTGGAGGAAGCTATAAAAGAGATATTGTCCACAAAGAATTAGCTTGAATTTATGTATTTATAAATAGAAAACTAGATTTTGTAATCGATTATTCCGGTATGAGTGGAACAGGATTCCATTGATACCGGATTTATTTTAGGACATTGTCTGTTCTTCTTGTACGATTTCTTTTTCTTCTTTTGAGAGCCTGTTTAAATTTTCCTGAGATTATGTTAGATAGGCTTTACCGACCTGTTTTTTATTCGTCACATAGTCTCCGTCATGCTGCTGCTCACAACAACAGAAAATATACTCGAAAGCAACTCTCAAAACTGTGTCGGGCAAAACTCGGAGCAGGCTCTTAATAACCCACTTTTCATTCATTAATAGAAAAGTTCTCTTTCATTAATTATAAACTTCTTATTATCAGTATGTAAACTTATTTTTCATTAACCGTAATCTATAAACG
The Bacteroides caecimuris DNA segment above includes these coding regions:
- a CDS encoding TlpA disulfide reductase family protein, whose translation is MKCIVMNILMVCACLSSCGHSPIFKLEADVHTDEYDGLYIYLTHTGVVSREDDLKVDSALIRNGHFSFEYRVTGEPFVATLALPPKDDHFVYGLPDCYCIVEEGNVTLDYTPLGTQLKGGVLNQQYDNQILAKTREIKKRSNSIVAERDSLGKLRTLSIEEMEAFNQRIGALYKELQPAHICFVSDYIGTEVGAFFFFYYPESYYPEGIYAKLLASVDEEYRHKSELKKEKEKEAAAHWNESVKITEVGYPYRDFTCMDIEGKEVNLSDYIHSGRVTLVDFWASWCVPCVQELPFLKSLYQTYHEEGLDIVSVSLDTKKSAWEAAVKKHQIPWPQISDLKGWKGTITKDYAISAIPFILVIDRKGKIAVRNLHDYKLEEAIKEILSTKN
- a CDS encoding prolyl oligopeptidase family serine peptidase, yielding MKRYVCLILLFLLGAEGVFSQKRPMKLDDCKLWRSVDQIQLSENGKWVVYNYRALYRQDLDTTYIYNVQTGETICKAGLSNFSFMANGKLLKYEKKEEGDDSGRPSVYTLNLLTQQEKQWAKNIFLVPIKGTDMAYYVQYKPTGKADFTFVNLLTGEEQCIEDINTFGQVEAGRLLYSVADSLKSTLYLWEKGRKTQVGEVPGYIASIANPDAKGCGTLSCASTYDTRFDVTSIYTYDLNKCICSKLLSYQDITGLPEGTKVSSMSRLINSKTQLLIDLEPLAYPQVERETDQVNLELWIWDENISPRRSFKRSGFDASKYDKYVYDIATGECFTLPTKGLSSLAFPQGEDVKGCIAFDATPWYKESDWTMSPNDDVYYIGMNGEKKKLASHGKYGLSWSPDGTKVLLYDPALKAWRLIDMATGSDRDLTTGKLPYPVYEEEHDYSFDAAPYGVAHWNPDNHTVVIYDRYDLWSLDVKGEKAPVCLTQGKGRKELITFRKAEHPVSSRDKLYLEGFDEKSKTKGLYLLAGKNLRDMAVDSQSNLVVKANTDNGKVVLWTKEDYGERDFWVSDLTLRNPKRVTDSNPQVKDINWGTTRLYTWTNLEGKKNEGILFLPENYREGQSYPVIVLFYEKMSQELNSYRLPEYSSATIDIPWFVSNGYIIFCPDISYRIGAPYESCYNAVISGVEQLVKDGIADKERIGINGHSWGGSQTAWLVTRTNIFKCASPCSAVTDQVADYLMLRGTGQPNMYFEEDAQGRLGKTLWEDRELYLENSPVMHADKIHTPLLIFHGEKDTSVRIYQGMALYFAMRRLGRPAWLLNYRDVGHQMGGDAECRDFMQRLIGFFDYYLKDAPMPEWMKGDNNK
- a CDS encoding TlpA family protein disulfide reductase, with translation MKKLFVLFVFCAYFITTYAQSRLSGIEKPQAGSLISFNYQASGGPLENRDTLSCTIYLYEDYLWRMDDVTLIRSGKNQWKGNYRLADNCALFALSFLAGEAWNRTIDNNDENGGYVFTTLDAQGKMLPGGYLGWGTFRKPSCFHIGNYFQKFDIQDEAVEMWTTKEMEHYAANLPKFVNVYMNMVALRMGEKNRKAVDFFFQKINKEFAMTEFIYSTFENIYRFRLQEQATADSIKSIILKQYPHGFSARAQMFHQVEAMEVGEERVSKTEEFFRTYPYNKCIEDPFSRKQAYMYYNLTRPYASFLFDGKQYDKLIAALPSMNFVTLSEVFRWNIFRAYKFRLAKNDSVYPVAKALMEQMVQKRNDLSNNMEELRYTPKEAQELLDIQFYERLGIYLQLLKDLNKNDEALTWLSYYKDDVLSYADATVNQVRYEILSATGKKEQALEVLKNSVKYNTITTDMMTALREEVKPASDAEFKVYLDKLKGAALKEALYEEVKSHMTDVEIPTFELLDMDGNVVSSDSFKDKIVVIDFWANWCAPCKRAFEGMKLAVDAYANDPEVVFYFVNTMDFGMKGKPAVEKYLNNNGYSHFKVLFDTLKEGTKGYNKVFSIFSSQFNSSGIPRKVILKNGRMLYTAEGYSGSPSQLADEISYAVELIRKK
- a CDS encoding S41 family peptidase, whose translation is MRAILFGILLGVVYCDLKAQSTPEEKLMQTLYAITHLYVDSVPKEAYINHTIAEMVGKLDPFSEYLPPVELKSNDQALGGMAAFAGVGMEGTWKDGHFYVSFVEKTGSAWLQGIRAGDEVLSVDGKTVEQLQDGQIFRLLNGEEGSVVTLQIKRGKKTPFERKIVRTYILSSGVRSAYMIDSETGYLSISVFSKNVAEDFRKQLQNLLRRGMKKLILDIRKNEGGLFDEAIAIADELLDGNKPVVYADGIHMERMTFQASVKGLFEQGRLVVLVNGQTKSAAEILAGALQDWDRGVLVGGSTFGKGMIQDTFPFEDGSALRLTVARYFTPSGRSIQKPYGGGQLSAQSGKTYESLRTHRVLRSEGGIVPDVFVSADTVHFTRWYNMLVYSGVQKQVTRDYVVGCRPELLKKYKTFEAFQKNFDGGALLQEICRVAEEANIVFSEEEYERSENFLRVQVKALVARELFNENEYYYRILNSADPFVQKACEIMNTSEEYRRILKENN
- a CDS encoding RagB/SusD family nutrient uptake outer membrane protein, with the translated sequence MNSKYISIFLSVYIMCICSSCSDFLKEVSQDEFEPKTASAFQELLNGEGYSTTICLDPITDVLTDDVEGAQGQSDNYIDENLAHRAVYTWQSNMYLLLADYDMTNLLHTYQKLYKCIMACNLVIDGLTDADGTEDEKMQTRGEALALRAYYYFLLVNLYAMPYNCAGTNPESLLGVPLVIKPEIRDEGIARNTVAEVYTQICKDIEEACSLLDGKADNTLGLFRINNVAAHLLASRIYLYMENWDKVLEHADVALADAPALVDLTTYQLSNPAFPHYAINNIISRNFPEVIFINGSMSGSIKTEGTLIRVSESGSNALLRLYDSSDARRNIFFSDMSPLYYKYWMAKRGTQEQGFVWRTAELYLNRAEAYAAKYMAGDNSCGQKAVDDLDALRSKRLSNFVAYTLTTPAALMEFCHEERRRELCFESHRWFDLRRYGMPSIEHTWYDASGNRTVYTLKEKDLGYVLPIPQDAMDTNSALIQNELAPERVGEVN